A window of the Erpetoichthys calabaricus chromosome 10, fErpCal1.3, whole genome shotgun sequence genome harbors these coding sequences:
- the LOC127529461 gene encoding craniofacial development protein 2-like, translating to MIMKLEIGGVMMNVGSAYAPQVGFAMGEKEDFWSELDEVMNSVPKGQKVVIGAVFSGHVGEGNSGDEEVMGRYGVKERNEEGQRIVDFAIRMDMAVVNTYFKKREEHRVTYKCGGKCTQVDYILCRRVDLKEIEDCKVVAGESVVKQHRMVVCRMTLEIKKRKRVRAEPRIKWWKLKKEDCKIEFREE from the coding sequence atgattatgaagctggaaattggaggtgtgatgatgaatgttggtagtgcatatgcaccacaagttgggtttgcaatgggtgagaaagaagatttttggagtgagttagatgaagtgatgaacagtgtacccaagggacagaaagtggtgattggagcagttttcagtgggcatgttggtgaggggaacagtggagacgaggaggtgatgggtaggtatggtgtcaaggagaggaatgaagaaggtcagaggatagtggattttgcaataaggatggacatggctgtggtgaatacgtattttaagaagagggaggaacatagggttacatacaagtgtggaggaaaatgcacacaggtagactacatcctatgcagaagagttgatctgaaggagattgaagactgcaaagtggtggcaggggaaagtgtagttaagcagcataggatggtggtctgtaggatgacgttggagatcaagaagaggaagagagtgagggcagagccaaggatcaaatggtggaagttgaaaaaggaagactgcaagattgagtttagggaggagtga